In a single window of the Callithrix jacchus isolate 240 chromosome 1, calJac240_pri, whole genome shotgun sequence genome:
- the LOC100413974 gene encoding cytochrome c oxidase assembly protein COX14-like translates to MPTAKQLADIGYKTFSSSMMLLTVYEGYLCSVKVYHYFQRRRAQHQAAKEQKTSGNL, encoded by the coding sequence ATGCCAACTGCCAAGCAGCTAGCTGACATTGGCTATAAGACCTTCTCTTCCTCCATGATGCTCCTCACTGTGTATGAGGGGTACCTCTGCAGTGTCAAAGTCTATCACTATTTCCAACGGCGCAGAGCCCAGCACCAGGCCGCGAAAGAACAGAAGACCTCAGGAAACCTGTAG